ACGGCTCCTGCCTGGAAGGTACGAGTCGTTTTGACCTGTCCTCGCGTTGCACGGCTCCTGTCTGGAAGGTACGAGTCATTTTGACCTGTCCTCACGTTGCACGGCTCCTGTCTGGAAGGTACGAGTCGTTTGGACCTGTACTCGCGTTGCACGGCTCCTGTCTGGAAGGTACGAGTCGTTTTGACCTGTCCTCGCGTTGCACGGCTCCTGTCTGGAAGGTACGAGTCGTTTTGACCTGTACTCGCGTTGCACGGCTCCTGCCTGGAAGGTACGAGTCGTTTTGACCTGTCCTCGCGTTGCACGGCTCCTGTCTGGAAGGTACGAGTCATTTTGACCTGTCCTCGCGTTGCACGGCTCCTGTCTGGAAGGTACGAGTCGTTTGGACCTGTACTCGTGTTGCACGGCTCCTCTGCTGATTGATCCGGTTCCTCCTAGCCCGGCGTCGGACGTGGGCAGCAGTGCTCTACGGTCTGTCAGTCCACATGAAGATCTACCCCATTACGTACGCGCTGCCAATAGCGCTGACCCTCCGTACGCAGGAAACGAAACCTGAGGCGCTCAGaatgagggggcggagcctcactGGGTTTCTGGGAAGCTTCTTCAACCGGGAGCTGCTCCTCTTCGCTGCTGTTGCTGGAGGAGTCTTCTGCACTCTCACCGTGCTCTTCTATTACATGTGAGATGAACAAAGGACATGTATACACAAACgcgtctttctgtgtgttttattcgTTAAATATGCGGCGCATGCTCTGCCAGCGTTCTCCAAGAATGAACATGTTGCTGTCGGCGCTTTACCGGCGCTTTAATCAGCCGCTCCTTTCTTACCAGGTACGGTTGGGAGTTCCTTCATGAGACCTACTTGTATCATCTGACCAGAAGAGACATCAAACATAACTTCTCTCCGTACTTCTACATGCTTTACCTCACAGCAGGTATTAACCCATGCAATGCCTGAAGGGAGGCGGCACGAGTAGGCGGTGCACACTGAAGGGAGGCGCCGCGAGTAGGAGGTGCACAATGAAGGGAGGCGCCGCGAGTAGGAGGTGCACACTGAAGGGAGGCGCCGCGAGTAGGAGGTGCACAATGAAGGGAGGCGGCACGAGTAGGGGGTGCACACTGAAGGGAGGCGGCGCGAGTAGGAGGCGCACACTGAAGGGAGGCGGCACGAGTAGGAGGTGCACACTGAAGGGAGGCGGCACGAGTAGGAGGCGCACACTGAAGGGAGGCGCCGCGAGTAGGAGGCGCACACTGAAGGGAGGCGCCGCGAGTAGGAGGCGCACACTGAAGGGAGGCGCCGCGAGTAGGAGGCGCACACTGAAGGGAGGCGGCACGAGTAGGAGGCGCACACTGAAGGGAGGCGCCGCGAGTAGGAGGCGCACACTGAAGGGAGGCGCCGCGAGTAGGAAGCGCACACTGAAGGGAGGCGCCGCGAGTAGGAGGTGCACACTGAAGGGAGGCGCCCCGGGCCGTCTCATGATGCTCGTCTCTCGGTGCAGACGGGCGGTGGAGTTGGGGGCTTGGCCTGGCAGCGTTTCTACCACAGATCGTCCTGCTGCTGGTGACATCGTGGGCCTTTCACCGTGACCTGGCCTTCTGCTGCTTCTTGCACACAGCCATCTTTGTCTCGTTCAACAAAGTCTGCACCTCACAGGTGAAACCATGACGTTTATTTTCAGGATCGATAatgcttgttgctctgtcagcacttcctgtggtacctgtgtctcatgcttgttgctctgtcagcacttcctgtggtacctgtgtctcatgcttgttgctctgtcagcacttcctgtggtacctgtgtctcatgcttgttgctctgtcagtacttcctgtggtacctgtgtctcatgcttgttgctctgtcagtacttcctgtggtacctgtgtctcatgcttgttgctctgtcagtacttcctgtggtacctgtgtctcatgcttgttgctctgtcagtacttcctgtggtacctgtgtctcatgcttgttgctctgtcagtacttcctgtggtacctgtgtctcatgcttgttgctctgtcaGTACTTCCTGTGGTACCTGTGTCTCATGCTTGTTTCTCTGTCAGTACTTCCTGTGGTACCTGTGTCTCATGCTTGTTGCTCTGCCAGTACTTCCTGTGGTACCTGTGTCTCATGCTTGTTGCTCTGCCAGTACTTCCTGTGGTACCTGTGTCTCatgcttgttgctctgtcagtacttcctgtggtacctgtgtctcatgcttgttgctctgtcagtacttcctgtggtacctgtgtctcatgcttgttgctctgtcagtacttcctgtggtacctgtgtctcatgcttgttgctctgtcagtacttcctgtggtgcctgtgtctcatgcttgttgctctgtcagtacgtcctgtggtacctgtgtctcatgcttgttgctctgtcagtacttcctgtggtacctgtgtctcatgcttgttgctctgtcagtacttcctgtggtacctgtgtctcatgcttgttgctctgtcagtacttcctgtggtacctgtgtctcatgcttgttgctctgccagtacttcctgtggtacctgtgtctcatgcttgttgctctgtcagtacttcctgtggtacctgtgtctcatgcttgttgctctgtcagtacttcctgtggtgcctgtgtctcatgcttgttgctctgtcagtacttcctgtggtacctgtgtctcatgcttgttgctctgtcagtacttcctgtggtacctgtgtctcatgcttgttgctctgtcagtacttcctgtggtacctgtgtctcatgcttgttgctctgtcagtacttcctgtggtacctgtgtctcatgcttgttgctctgccagtacttcctgtggtacctgtgtctcatgcttgttgctctgtcaGTACTTCCTGTGGTACCTGTGTCTCATGCTTGTTTCTCTCAGTACTTCCTGTGGTACCTGTGTCTCATGCTTGTTTCTCTCAGTACTTCCTGTGGTACCTGTGTCTCATGCTTGTTTCTCTCAGTACTTCCTGTGGTACCTGTGTCTCATGCTTGTTTCTCTCAGTACTTCCTGTGGTACCTGTGTCTGCTGCCTCTGGTCATCCCTCATCTGACGTTGTCACTCAGACAGGGagtctctctgctgctcctctggtTTGCTGGACAGGTAACTAATTGAACCTATTGTTTGGTGCATGTTAAGATTATATGAGGccaaagatgctttttttttattagcaagTATTCCACTACTGCAATCTGAGTTCTTGTAATATTAGAGCGAATAGTCTCCCTTTCACAGACGAGTCCTGAGCTCGTCCCTGCTCACCCAAAGGCAGAGTGAAAGTCTGCAGCAGGAGACACAGATGTTTCTCCAAGCTGTTCTGTGGAGCCATGAAAATTCAGGCCTTGGTTTCAGAACACTTTAGAACATTGAGATTCTAGAGTGTCTGACTTGGGTCCACATCAAATCTGAAGCTGGTTGCACCAAAGAAATCTTCCTGAACTGGAGGTCTTTGTTTTGAGTGAAGGACTTCTCGTGTTCTTCGTCTCCACCTTCAGGGTATCTGGCTGGGTCCAGCCTACTTCCTGGAGTTTGAAGGCTTCAACACCTTCCTGCTGATCTGGCTCGCCGGTTTGCACTTCTTGATCATCAACTCCTTCATCTTGATTCAGATTGTAGCTCATTACAAACCAGACAGCGCCACCCAGAGGAAGGCTGAATGACCCAACATCCATGCTATTTAGTAAAATATCACGTCTTTCTACTTCATTACAAGTAAAAGTGTCAGAGTTTATCCTGATTTTTAACGGATCTTTGAATCTGTGAATGAAGTTTTCAATGTAAActgtaatatttgtttctgacctccttctggatcagagccagaagacattttgcctgAGAGAGACCCCCGGACCCCTTTAGACtgatgatttttggtgagtgagttGAGTGCAGATTTTGCAAGATATGAGCCTACATTATAAATTAATggagaaaatctggatttttttttgtatccagacctgtgtcggatcgctctcaaaatttaatggggtCTACGTtggacccatcttcagatttagttttcatcaagatccacccaGCACTTTTTCCGTAATCCCGCTAAACACAAGTGCACCCCCAATTTTAGAAAAGTggcgacagtatccgcaatccccacccgacatgactgtgTTACATTCCATAAACAATAATCAACAGaaattgagaaacaaattttgaatctccatttaCTATAAAGtgttccagaatccaggatttcttctggatcacgaaatgtaatcatctgttcctggtcacATTCACCTTTCTGGAAAATTTAATAAAGATCTGTGtgtaactttttgagtcatCCTGCTAGTAGACAGACTGATAAACGCCGACAGAAACGacctcctcggcggcggtaacaATCTGgcgagcaggagggtggagctacgtaGAGCAGGAAACGCCAGCCGGGTTCCTGACAAACTGGCTGCAAATTTAAACAAAATTTccaagtgatccaggatctcttctggagaTCCTGGAGGCCAaagcacctctttggcctccttcaaaacggccctaaaaatacaccttttagggggacagaaacggagatagtcatcacgactctctccggatcaacccccccccccccccccctttttttgtccacctacgttgcacacattaagtgtctttgtaatttattgtaatttatgtaatctattgtcattcattgtcattttgcatcagtggtgtaatttattttagattaattgttagtttgcatcggcggtgtaaaatcattttatttttatttttctaatgttacgttgcatcaattgagtaatttaatattggttttatttttatttgtattgttaaatgtcgatgatttatgtacgaaggactttcaacggaaacaagaccgcaagggctttttagaaatgttcctcttagacaggatgtttgactgtacttgtactgtaatacacgctactgtgtgactgtacttgtactgtaatacacgctactgtgtgactgtacttgtactgtaatacacgctactgtgtgactgtacttgtactgtaatacatgctactgtgtgactgtacttgtactgtaatacatgctactgtgtgactgtacttgtactgtaatacatgctgctgtttgac
This DNA window, taken from Brachionichthys hirsutus isolate HB-005 chromosome 14, CSIRO-AGI_Bhir_v1, whole genome shotgun sequence, encodes the following:
- the pigm gene encoding GPI mannosyltransferase 1; translated protein: MERLGTGPPALLAASLALRLALVAYGDYRDQTMPLKYTDIDYHVFTDAARFVTKGGSPYSRSTYRYTPLLAWILTPNIFLSAAFGKLFFIVCDVLSGLLIYRILRLRGLRFQTALRACTLWLLNPVPMGVSSRGSAESVLAALVLGTVLCLEARRRTWAAVLYGLSVHMKIYPITYALPIALTLRTQETKPEALRMRGRSLTGFLGSFFNRELLLFAAVAGGVFCTLTVLFYYMYGWEFLHETYLYHLTRRDIKHNFSPYFYMLYLTADGRWSWGLGLAAFLPQIVLLLVTSWAFHRDLAFCCFLHTAIFVSFNKVCTSQYFLWYLCLLPLVIPHLTLSLRQGVSLLLLWFAGQGIWLGPAYFLEFEGFNTFLLIWLAGLHFLIINSFILIQIVAHYKPDSATQRKAE